The Gemmata palustris genome includes a region encoding these proteins:
- a CDS encoding endonuclease/exonuclease/phosphatase family protein, with amino-acid sequence MLTATVALFAAPARAGELYVVSWNVENLFDTVDDPEVEGDEEFTPTAAKKYTEERYKAHLKNLARVLTKMNGGKGPDVLGLCEIENRAVLKDLVKELAPLGRDYRIVHKDSPSDRGIDCTVLYDAKQVKAVFEGFHFVDADKTRDIVEVEFDKGGKRFTVFMNHWPSRGNVPAQRATAAKTLRKRLDALLKLDPAADFIVMGDLNDTPADESVKTHLRAGNSSTGLTDGQLYDTVWSLVNAGKGTYVFDNKWETIDHIIVSPGLLDDTNFRWKADSTEAVAFDFQLFTPANSKMIPRPNRLYTGNTFHDSGVSDHLPLACVLKY; translated from the coding sequence ATGCTCACGGCAACCGTAGCCCTGTTCGCCGCGCCCGCGCGGGCTGGTGAACTGTACGTCGTCTCGTGGAACGTTGAGAACTTGTTTGACACCGTCGACGATCCGGAGGTGGAAGGGGACGAGGAATTCACCCCGACCGCCGCCAAGAAATACACAGAGGAGCGGTACAAGGCGCACCTGAAGAACCTCGCTCGGGTGCTGACCAAGATGAACGGCGGCAAGGGGCCGGACGTCCTCGGACTGTGCGAGATCGAGAACCGAGCCGTACTCAAGGATCTGGTGAAGGAGCTCGCACCGCTCGGCCGGGACTATCGGATCGTCCACAAGGACTCGCCGAGCGACCGCGGGATCGACTGCACCGTTCTGTACGACGCCAAACAGGTGAAAGCCGTCTTCGAGGGGTTCCACTTCGTCGACGCGGACAAGACCCGCGACATCGTGGAGGTGGAGTTCGACAAGGGCGGGAAGCGGTTCACCGTGTTCATGAACCACTGGCCGTCGCGCGGGAACGTACCGGCGCAGCGGGCCACGGCCGCGAAGACGCTCCGGAAGCGCCTCGACGCCCTGCTCAAGCTCGACCCCGCGGCCGATTTCATCGTGATGGGTGACCTGAACGACACTCCAGCCGATGAGTCCGTCAAAACGCACCTGCGTGCCGGAAATAGCTCGACCGGTCTGACTGATGGGCAGCTCTACGACACCGTCTGGTCCCTCGTGAACGCGGGCAAGGGGACATACGTGTTCGACAACAAGTGGGAGACGATCGATCACATCATCGTTTCGCCGGGCCTGCTCGACGACACGAACTTCCGCTGGAAGGCGGACTCCACCGAGGCCGTGGCGTTCGATTTCCAACTGTTCACCCCGGCCAACTCGAAAATGATCCCCCGCCCGAATCGGCTGTACACCGGGAACACGTTCCACGACTCCGGGGTGTCGGACCACCTCCCGCTCGCGTGCGTTCTCAAATACTGA
- a CDS encoding DUF3616 domain-containing protein, which translates to MKTVTLVLTAPNGHAVHGVPVDFAGELFSGKEKPQTSVSGVDGTGNFLAIVSDEMKKPTTVQLLKRDGEGFVAAGSVKLPAGDDEVDLEAVGLDRGNGTVYVTGSHCATRKVEDGVLGEVKGKKSREQFFRFKLAADGTAGAVEGPKTLTPALDAHPVLGPFRAVASKENGIDIEGLAIKDGHLHFGFRGPVLRGAWVPVLSCTWDAPTESQVRYIRLGGRGIRDLTAVNGGFLILAGPVGDGDSTYRIYFWDGTDHLRLGENGPVPELLGEFSNLGAAKPEGLAVLKTEGRTYDVLLLCDGLAKGGPTRWSITRP; encoded by the coding sequence TTGAAAACCGTCACACTGGTACTGACCGCCCCGAACGGCCACGCGGTTCACGGCGTGCCCGTGGACTTCGCGGGCGAACTGTTCTCCGGCAAGGAGAAGCCCCAAACGTCCGTTAGCGGGGTGGACGGCACCGGCAATTTCCTCGCGATCGTCTCCGACGAGATGAAGAAGCCGACGACGGTTCAGTTGTTGAAGCGAGACGGAGAGGGGTTCGTGGCGGCCGGGTCGGTGAAGTTGCCGGCCGGGGATGACGAGGTGGACCTGGAAGCCGTCGGTTTGGACAGAGGGAACGGCACCGTCTACGTGACCGGGTCGCACTGCGCGACACGGAAAGTGGAAGACGGCGTGCTTGGAGAGGTGAAGGGCAAGAAGTCGCGCGAACAATTCTTCCGGTTCAAACTCGCCGCTGATGGTACGGCAGGGGCGGTAGAGGGGCCGAAGACACTCACCCCGGCGCTCGACGCGCACCCCGTATTGGGACCGTTCCGTGCGGTCGCCAGCAAGGAAAACGGCATCGATATTGAGGGGCTCGCAATCAAGGACGGGCACCTCCATTTCGGCTTCCGGGGGCCGGTCCTCCGGGGCGCGTGGGTGCCCGTCTTGTCGTGTACCTGGGACGCCCCGACTGAATCGCAGGTGCGCTACATCCGGCTCGGCGGTCGGGGCATTCGGGATCTCACCGCAGTGAACGGCGGGTTCCTGATTCTGGCCGGTCCGGTCGGCGACGGCGACTCCACGTACCGCATTTACTTCTGGGACGGAACCGATCACCTCCGGCTCGGGGAGAACGGCCCGGTCCCCGAACTGCTCGGGGAGTTCTCGAACTTGGGTGCGGCCAAACCAGAGGGGCTCGCCGTGCTGAAGACGGAAGGGCGAACTTACGACGTGCTCCTGCTCTGCGACGGGCTCGCGAAGGGCGGACCGACGCGATGGAGCATCACGCGCCCGTGA
- a CDS encoding S8 family serine peptidase: MARKKTPSHPTPSTGPGRAELILVADAAAELRMTAEGFASRAGADVSGLAEALAGPGITIEPLFGVSEDLIRERALEFPDATGADMATFYHVSAPGEDLEALADRLRGLDGVTGAYVKPPGEPPVAIDLEVLAEMAPSEEEPPATTPNFTARQLYLNAAPTGVDARYAWTLSGGRGAGVNIIDCEWGWRFNHEDLRVNQGGVVIGTGISDDDHGTAVLGEISGDRNGFGIEGICPDARVMAASFATLPTARVIRMAADRLRPGDIMLLEIHRRGPGGSGVGQDGFIAIEWWPDDLAAIRYAVARGVIVVEAAGNGARNLDAAIYNTPGAGFPAAWRNPFNPNNPTSGAVLVGAGAPPPGTHGRDHGPDRSRLDFSNYGARVDVQGWGREVTSTGYGNLQGGSDRDRWYTDTFSGTSSASPIVVGVLGCAQGVLRARNRPLLTPAVARTLLRATGSPQQDAPGRPRTQRIGTRPNLRHIIARLVPSAPPTEASVGSAEPAPVRGGVTIAISSSQVTINVTASGVSVASEPITAPAPIAATGYTNGHTPVNRLLQPDADVLPTE; encoded by the coding sequence ATGGCCCGCAAAAAGACCCCGTCCCATCCGACCCCGTCCACCGGCCCCGGGCGGGCCGAACTGATCCTGGTGGCCGATGCCGCTGCGGAGCTGCGCATGACCGCGGAGGGGTTCGCGTCCCGCGCGGGAGCGGACGTGAGCGGACTCGCGGAAGCCCTGGCCGGCCCGGGTATCACCATCGAACCGCTGTTCGGCGTGTCCGAGGATCTGATCCGGGAACGCGCGCTGGAGTTCCCGGACGCGACCGGTGCGGACATGGCCACGTTCTACCACGTCTCCGCGCCGGGCGAGGATCTGGAGGCGCTCGCCGATCGGCTCCGCGGCCTGGACGGAGTGACCGGCGCCTACGTGAAGCCGCCCGGGGAGCCGCCCGTGGCGATCGACCTCGAAGTGTTGGCGGAAATGGCCCCTTCGGAAGAAGAGCCGCCGGCGACCACTCCGAACTTCACGGCCCGGCAGCTCTATTTGAACGCCGCCCCGACCGGGGTGGACGCACGGTACGCCTGGACCCTGAGCGGGGGCCGCGGCGCGGGCGTGAACATCATCGACTGCGAGTGGGGCTGGCGGTTCAACCACGAAGACCTGCGGGTGAACCAGGGCGGCGTGGTGATCGGCACCGGCATCTCCGACGACGACCACGGCACCGCGGTGCTCGGCGAGATCAGCGGCGACCGGAACGGGTTCGGAATCGAGGGCATCTGCCCGGACGCGCGGGTGATGGCCGCGTCGTTCGCCACGCTGCCGACGGCCCGCGTCATCCGCATGGCGGCCGACCGGCTCCGGCCCGGTGACATCATGCTCCTGGAGATCCACCGGCGCGGACCGGGCGGCAGCGGGGTCGGGCAGGACGGATTCATCGCCATCGAATGGTGGCCCGATGACCTGGCGGCGATTCGCTACGCGGTCGCGCGCGGCGTGATCGTGGTGGAGGCCGCCGGGAACGGCGCGCGGAATCTGGACGCGGCCATTTACAACACCCCCGGCGCGGGGTTCCCGGCGGCGTGGCGGAACCCGTTCAATCCGAACAACCCGACGTCCGGAGCCGTTCTGGTCGGGGCCGGCGCTCCGCCGCCCGGAACCCACGGGCGCGACCACGGCCCGGACCGCTCGCGCCTCGATTTCTCGAACTACGGCGCGCGCGTCGACGTTCAGGGTTGGGGGCGGGAAGTGACCAGCACCGGGTACGGGAACCTGCAAGGCGGGTCCGACCGCGACCGGTGGTACACCGACACCTTCAGCGGTACGTCGAGCGCATCGCCCATCGTGGTCGGGGTGCTCGGGTGCGCCCAGGGCGTGCTCCGCGCCCGCAACCGCCCACTGCTCACTCCCGCCGTGGCGCGGACGCTCCTCCGCGCCACGGGTTCACCCCAACAGGACGCGCCCGGGCGCCCGCGCACCCAGCGGATCGGCACCCGGCCGAACTTGCGCCACATCATCGCCCGGCTGGTCCCGTCCGCGCCGCCAACAGAAGCAAGCGTTGGGTCCGCGGAACCGGCTCCCGTCAGGGGTGGGGTCACGATCGCGATCAGTTCGTCGCAGGTGACGATCAACGTCACCGCTAGTGGAGTGTCGGTCGCGAGTGAGCCGATCACGGCGCCGGCACCGATCGCCGCGACCGGTTACACGAACGGGCACACTCCGGTGAACCGCCTGCTCCAACCGGACGCCGACGTCCTCCCGACCGAGTGA
- a CDS encoding DNA/RNA non-specific endonuclease, with protein MSSLSRTFTAVLADTELMAEIRDRSKKTLAAHRPVLDANEVALAPADYRAVMEGRPLPDADAQDYSEAIVLLDGRPSLLVRNDSFEEPELEYWQTRLNPSRAVLESALRSVGRVELTGHTTYEWVGTAWVIGDRLVATNRHVANVFAQGRGQGFVFRPSPLGGSLTARIDFKEEYQTGAIKEVPVTRVLYIAPDEPGQPDMAVLELGTADELPGPVQLAASSRIDGPVAVVGYPAWDSRNGEDAMRNIFRDIYDVKRLAPGYLMPAASATDIQHNCSTLGGNSGSAVLDVQTGAAVGLHFGGRFKTANFAVKAEVIRSVLDRLPASRPGIAVPGGTAPEAPTTASLAGREGYRPDFLGTGRRVRLPILSSAQEDDAVSVPGRDDFVLAYTHFSVVMCRSRRLCYFTAVNIDGNQSLNLRRADNWFLDPRIPADAQSGNELYRNNNLDRGHMVRRLDPVWGSAAVAKAANNDTFFYTNSCPQHKDLNQRTWNDLEDYILNNTDQRNLKVSVFTGPVLAPADPVYRGTRIPLDYWKVVAMVKTDGKLSATAYMLTQRNLQDDFEAPFVFGPFRTYQVPIARVEDATGLSFGNLSDFDPLAGTETAAPAPARELTTASDLVL; from the coding sequence ATGAGTTCCCTGTCCCGCACGTTTACCGCCGTCCTCGCGGACACCGAGCTAATGGCCGAGATCCGCGACCGGTCGAAAAAGACGCTCGCCGCGCACCGCCCGGTCCTCGACGCGAACGAAGTCGCCCTGGCCCCGGCCGATTACCGGGCCGTTATGGAGGGGCGCCCGCTGCCCGATGCGGACGCGCAGGACTATTCCGAGGCGATCGTCCTCTTGGACGGGCGCCCGTCGCTCCTGGTGCGCAACGACTCGTTCGAGGAACCGGAACTGGAATACTGGCAGACGCGCTTGAACCCGAGTCGGGCCGTGTTGGAATCGGCCCTCCGGTCCGTGGGGCGCGTCGAACTGACCGGGCACACGACCTACGAATGGGTCGGCACCGCGTGGGTGATCGGCGACCGGCTAGTGGCCACGAACCGCCACGTCGCGAACGTCTTCGCGCAGGGCCGGGGGCAAGGGTTCGTGTTCCGCCCCAGCCCGCTCGGTGGGTCGCTGACCGCCCGCATCGACTTCAAAGAAGAGTACCAAACCGGCGCGATCAAAGAGGTACCGGTCACCCGCGTGTTGTACATCGCCCCGGACGAACCGGGCCAACCGGACATGGCGGTGCTGGAACTGGGCACCGCCGACGAGTTGCCCGGACCGGTGCAACTGGCCGCGAGCAGCCGCATTGATGGCCCGGTAGCCGTCGTCGGGTACCCGGCATGGGACTCGCGCAACGGCGAGGACGCGATGCGCAACATCTTCCGCGACATCTACGACGTGAAGCGCCTCGCCCCGGGGTACCTGATGCCCGCCGCGAGCGCGACCGACATCCAACACAACTGTTCCACCCTCGGCGGGAACTCCGGCTCGGCGGTGCTCGACGTTCAAACCGGGGCCGCGGTCGGGCTGCACTTCGGCGGGCGCTTCAAAACGGCCAACTTCGCGGTGAAGGCAGAAGTCATTCGCTCGGTACTGGATCGACTCCCGGCCTCGCGCCCGGGGATCGCGGTGCCGGGAGGAACCGCACCCGAGGCCCCGACCACGGCGAGCCTCGCCGGGCGCGAGGGGTACCGGCCCGACTTCCTGGGCACCGGACGCCGCGTGCGGTTACCGATCCTGTCGTCCGCTCAAGAGGATGACGCGGTTTCGGTGCCCGGGCGGGACGATTTCGTGCTCGCGTACACGCACTTCTCAGTCGTGATGTGCCGGTCCCGGCGCCTGTGCTACTTCACCGCCGTTAACATCGACGGGAACCAGTCGCTGAACCTGCGCCGGGCCGATAACTGGTTCCTGGACCCGCGCATCCCGGCTGATGCGCAGTCCGGGAACGAACTGTACCGCAACAACAACCTGGACCGCGGACACATGGTCCGCCGGCTGGACCCGGTGTGGGGATCGGCCGCGGTCGCGAAGGCGGCGAACAATGACACGTTCTTCTACACGAATTCCTGCCCACAACACAAGGATCTGAACCAGCGCACCTGGAACGACCTGGAAGACTACATCCTGAACAACACCGACCAGCGGAACCTGAAGGTGTCGGTGTTTACAGGACCGGTCCTCGCGCCCGCCGATCCGGTGTACCGCGGCACGCGCATCCCGCTCGACTACTGGAAGGTGGTCGCGATGGTGAAGACCGACGGGAAGCTGTCCGCCACGGCGTACATGCTCACGCAGAGGAACCTCCAGGACGACTTCGAGGCGCCGTTCGTGTTCGGCCCGTTCCGCACCTATCAGGTACCGATCGCCCGGGTCGAGGACGCGACCGGGCTGTCGTTCGGGAACCTGTCGGACTTCGACCCGCTCGCCGGAACGGAGACCGCAGCGCCCGCTCCGGCCCGGGAACTGACCACCGCGTCCGACCTCGTGTTGTGA
- a CDS encoding S8 family serine peptidase: MARKKSHRDPHSPNHAPADTGPGPETTGRYLVVLADECAGNTKQCVDALKSAAGVTHVATSDEYEENAVDMAEAAAADAVVFTDIGIAVVSGDRGQLLTAACGDERTRVVSVEPEPMFYATQAPAAPPELDYYRGYKAAVDHLYEQMNGHRADLIGDDAPPALADTALLTWGLQACRVPSSRFNGQGIRVAVLDTGLDLDHPDFLGRRVVSQSFVPGQSAQDGHGHGTHCTGTACGTRVPPGGARRYGVAYGCDIYIGKVLDNQGSGQGGWILAGMEWAINQQCPVISMSLGNKLTAVLNAYETVGRRALDRGCLIVAAAGNHRQTPLPPMRPPGNVGQPANSPSILAVAAIQSDLKLASFSCTSNPVAGGKVDIIGPGVAVFSSVPTPALPLGQPRTPAWPARYHSISGTSMATPHVAGIAALWAQARGLRGAALWNALTRSARPVGIPVIDAGAGLVQAPQ, encoded by the coding sequence GTGGCTCGAAAGAAATCACACCGCGACCCCCACTCCCCGAACCACGCGCCCGCCGACACCGGTCCCGGACCGGAAACGACCGGGCGGTACCTCGTCGTCCTCGCGGACGAGTGCGCGGGCAACACCAAACAGTGCGTCGACGCGCTGAAGAGTGCGGCCGGGGTCACCCACGTGGCGACCTCCGACGAGTATGAGGAGAACGCGGTGGACATGGCCGAGGCCGCGGCCGCCGACGCCGTGGTGTTCACCGACATCGGGATCGCGGTCGTGTCCGGGGACCGGGGCCAGCTCCTGACCGCGGCGTGCGGCGACGAGCGGACCCGCGTCGTGTCGGTCGAACCGGAGCCGATGTTCTACGCCACGCAAGCGCCCGCCGCCCCGCCGGAGCTCGACTACTACCGCGGGTACAAGGCCGCGGTGGACCACCTGTACGAGCAGATGAACGGGCACCGCGCGGACTTAATCGGCGACGACGCGCCCCCGGCGCTCGCCGACACTGCGCTACTCACCTGGGGCCTCCAGGCGTGCCGCGTCCCGTCGTCGCGGTTCAATGGCCAGGGCATCCGGGTAGCCGTTCTGGACACCGGGCTGGACCTCGACCACCCGGACTTCCTCGGCCGGCGGGTCGTCAGCCAGTCGTTCGTCCCGGGGCAGTCGGCGCAGGACGGGCACGGGCACGGCACCCACTGCACCGGGACCGCGTGCGGCACCCGGGTGCCGCCCGGCGGCGCGCGGCGGTACGGCGTCGCTTACGGGTGCGACATCTACATCGGCAAGGTTCTGGACAACCAGGGGTCGGGCCAGGGCGGGTGGATCCTCGCCGGGATGGAATGGGCGATCAACCAGCAGTGCCCGGTGATCTCAATGTCACTCGGCAACAAGCTCACGGCCGTCTTGAACGCTTACGAGACGGTGGGCCGGCGCGCCCTCGACCGGGGGTGCCTGATCGTGGCCGCAGCGGGCAACCACCGGCAGACTCCGCTCCCCCCGATGCGCCCCCCGGGCAACGTCGGGCAACCGGCGAACAGCCCGTCGATCCTGGCCGTTGCTGCCATTCAGAGCGATCTGAAGCTCGCCTCGTTCTCATGTACCAGTAACCCGGTCGCGGGCGGGAAAGTGGACATCATCGGGCCGGGGGTCGCGGTGTTCTCATCAGTCCCCACACCGGCCCTACCGCTCGGTCAGCCGCGCACCCCGGCGTGGCCGGCCCGGTACCACTCGATTTCCGGGACGAGCATGGCGACCCCGCACGTGGCCGGCATCGCCGCGCTGTGGGCACAGGCCCGGGGCCTGCGCGGGGCCGCGCTGTGGAACGCGCTCACCCGGTCCGCGCGCCCGGTCGGAATTCCCGTCATCGACGCCGGTGCGGGTCTAGTTCAGGCGCCCCAGTAA
- a CDS encoding RNA polymerase sigma factor yields the protein MTLTIADPVQVWLDAHRAGTKPSHNDLCVLCEGRVRELVRRQLRTFPLVVQDSQTTEVANATLLRLLAALGSRVCPQSTLDLERFLAHIVRRVLLDMNKAIQNRRRRVGALGDAPIAAPEDGDQIETDLMVAFHEYVEALPPDEQALFDVFYYQGKTKLEAAALLGLPPTTAHAHWVKARYRASKKFGRDLTD from the coding sequence ATGACTCTCACGATCGCTGATCCGGTTCAAGTTTGGCTCGATGCGCACCGGGCCGGGACGAAGCCCTCGCACAACGATCTCTGTGTGCTGTGCGAGGGGCGGGTGCGCGAGCTCGTGCGGCGCCAGCTCCGCACGTTCCCGTTGGTCGTTCAGGACTCGCAAACGACCGAGGTGGCGAACGCGACGCTGCTCCGCCTCCTCGCGGCCCTCGGCAGCCGTGTCTGTCCGCAATCGACGCTCGATCTCGAACGGTTTCTGGCGCACATCGTTCGCCGCGTCCTGCTCGATATGAACAAGGCGATTCAGAACCGGCGGCGCCGGGTCGGGGCGCTCGGGGACGCGCCGATCGCGGCCCCCGAAGATGGGGACCAGATCGAAACGGACCTGATGGTGGCGTTCCACGAGTATGTTGAGGCGCTCCCTCCGGACGAGCAGGCGCTCTTCGACGTGTTCTACTACCAGGGAAAAACCAAACTCGAGGCCGCGGCGCTGCTCGGTTTGCCCCCCACGACCGCGCACGCCCACTGGGTCAAGGCCCGGTACCGCGCGAGTAAGAAATTCGGGCGCGATCTGACCGATTGA
- a CDS encoding serine/threonine-protein kinase, which translates to MPHTEITDDFAFALYAQWEDAKAEGRGISLEQICAARPELLPDVREIARWLLPESVLFCTPLGGDSVPSGEHWVPPDWVKIGRGASSVVFRGQDPTFGTAVAFKVLQLQGPVDGARLMKRFEQEARILARLKHDGIVRIFKTFDLGSRPVIEMEHLPNGSLVTHLEEVRARGAAGIARFMERVARAVGFAHEHDIVHRDLKPSNILLNAENRPCVSDFGIAKLLGSDRDAPEPAPAVDPNDTATESACLTAQGRQPGTRAYMAPEQFDPDLGSTTPATDVWALGVILYELLTGRQPFTGRTFAEWKAAACTRPVEWPRRSRWRASGRLERIARRCLERNPKRRYRSATELADDLAALSRPVRWGALLLVGASVACAGLATGLLLHREPATTPAVSAPGAAPPAWINPGAATAITITDQLERGETVVACGAGERVAYRSVLGTPNVQAFKNRVTVYSSSEGAVELVPPLPYKGRYGVRVTLSHNGADTNMSLVGAFAGGCGWWTEASSGYRCFVVGFSDTGLIAGHKRGFGLHAVSPVGGSSTADSRVVWRESQPKQEPAVRVIEFRVGDGALESRLDAAILPPLTDTDLQARTAPTPRPNAPPHAPPLPVARGGIGVYVSGGFAVIRRVEVFPLLKTDH; encoded by the coding sequence ATGCCACACACCGAAATTACTGACGATTTCGCGTTCGCCCTCTACGCCCAGTGGGAGGACGCAAAGGCCGAGGGGAGAGGCATCTCTCTGGAGCAGATCTGCGCCGCCCGCCCCGAACTCCTACCGGACGTCCGGGAGATCGCCCGGTGGCTCCTGCCCGAATCGGTTCTGTTTTGCACCCCGTTGGGAGGCGACTCGGTGCCCTCCGGTGAGCATTGGGTTCCCCCCGACTGGGTCAAAATCGGCCGCGGGGCGTCGAGCGTCGTGTTCCGCGGGCAAGATCCCACCTTCGGTACGGCGGTCGCGTTCAAGGTGCTCCAACTACAGGGGCCGGTGGACGGCGCTCGGTTGATGAAGCGGTTCGAGCAGGAGGCCCGGATCCTCGCGCGCCTGAAGCACGACGGGATCGTTCGGATCTTCAAAACCTTCGATCTGGGGAGCCGCCCCGTCATCGAGATGGAGCACCTCCCGAACGGCAGTCTGGTGACGCACCTGGAAGAGGTGCGCGCCCGGGGCGCGGCCGGGATCGCCCGCTTCATGGAGCGCGTCGCGCGGGCGGTGGGTTTCGCCCACGAGCACGATATTGTTCACCGCGACCTGAAGCCGAGTAACATCCTCCTGAACGCCGAGAACCGACCCTGTGTCTCCGATTTCGGGATCGCGAAACTGCTCGGCTCGGACCGCGACGCCCCCGAACCGGCGCCGGCCGTTGACCCGAATGACACGGCCACCGAAAGCGCGTGCCTGACGGCCCAGGGGCGGCAGCCCGGCACGCGGGCGTACATGGCCCCCGAACAGTTCGACCCCGATCTCGGCTCCACCACTCCGGCCACGGACGTGTGGGCGCTGGGCGTGATCCTCTACGAATTGTTGACCGGCCGCCAGCCTTTTACGGGCAGAACCTTTGCAGAGTGGAAAGCGGCCGCCTGTACGCGCCCGGTGGAGTGGCCGCGCCGCTCCCGGTGGCGCGCGTCCGGCCGGCTCGAGCGAATCGCGCGGCGCTGCCTGGAGCGGAACCCGAAGCGCCGGTACCGGTCCGCGACCGAGTTGGCCGACGACTTGGCCGCGCTTTCCCGGCCGGTCCGGTGGGGCGCGCTATTGTTGGTGGGCGCGAGCGTGGCCTGCGCGGGGCTCGCAACCGGCCTCCTCCTGCACCGCGAACCGGCTACTACACCCGCGGTCTCGGCACCAGGGGCCGCGCCGCCGGCCTGGATCAATCCCGGAGCCGCGACCGCAATCACGATCACGGACCAGCTCGAACGCGGGGAAACCGTCGTCGCGTGCGGCGCGGGCGAACGGGTGGCCTACCGCTCCGTCCTGGGCACCCCGAACGTTCAGGCGTTCAAGAACCGGGTCACGGTGTATTCCAGCAGCGAGGGCGCGGTGGAACTCGTTCCCCCGCTCCCGTACAAGGGGCGGTACGGGGTTCGGGTCACCCTTTCTCACAACGGCGCGGACACCAACATGTCCCTCGTCGGCGCGTTCGCGGGCGGTTGCGGGTGGTGGACCGAAGCGAGTTCCGGGTACCGCTGCTTCGTGGTCGGGTTCAGTGACACGGGCCTGATCGCCGGGCACAAGAGGGGGTTCGGTTTACACGCGGTGTCCCCTGTGGGCGGCAGTTCGACCGCCGATTCCCGGGTGGTGTGGCGGGAATCTCAACCGAAGCAAGAGCCCGCGGTGCGGGTGATCGAGTTCCGCGTCGGCGACGGCGCACTCGAAAGCCGCCTGGACGCGGCCATTCTGCCCCCGCTCACGGACACGGACCTCCAAGCCCGAACCGCACCAACTCCGCGCCCCAACGCCCCTCCGCACGCGCCCCCTTTACCCGTCGCCCGCGGGGGAATCGGAGTGTACGTGAGCGGCGGGTTCGCTGTTATCAGACGAGTCGAAGTGTTTCCCCTACTTAAAACGGACCACTAA
- a CDS encoding WD40/YVTN/BNR-like repeat-containing protein → MKPFFIAALVCGFGTAGASGQWQPQAIKSDADFRGLCAVGPKVAWVSGTKGTFGRTTDGGKTWAVGTVPDADKLDFRDVEAFGEDTAYLLSAGPGAESRIYKTTDGGKTWVLQFKNAEPKAFFNAIAFWDEKHGIALSDPVDGRFLLIVTDDGGTKWNPLPEKSRPEALLKEGAFAASGTCLVTRGENDVWFCTGGSKTARVFHSGDRGKTWNVSETPLLAGIESAGVFSIAFRDRDRGVIVGGDYRKPDGTGATGAVTADGGKTWKLIEKPLPFRSGVAWAKDRWVAVGTSGSDVSVDDGATWKPLDREKYNSVAFTASGDGWAAGPKGRLAKYARADK, encoded by the coding sequence ATGAAACCGTTCTTCATCGCCGCGCTGGTCTGCGGGTTCGGCACCGCCGGCGCCTCGGGTCAGTGGCAGCCACAAGCCATTAAATCGGACGCGGACTTCCGCGGCCTGTGTGCGGTCGGCCCTAAAGTGGCGTGGGTCAGCGGTACGAAGGGCACCTTCGGCCGTACCACCGACGGCGGCAAGACGTGGGCGGTCGGCACGGTGCCCGATGCGGACAAACTCGACTTCCGCGACGTCGAGGCGTTCGGCGAGGACACGGCCTACCTGTTGAGTGCCGGCCCGGGCGCGGAGTCCCGGATCTACAAGACGACGGACGGCGGCAAAACTTGGGTGCTCCAGTTCAAAAACGCCGAGCCCAAAGCGTTCTTCAACGCCATCGCCTTCTGGGACGAGAAGCACGGGATCGCACTCAGCGACCCCGTGGACGGGCGGTTCCTCCTGATCGTCACCGACGACGGCGGCACGAAGTGGAACCCGTTACCGGAGAAGAGCCGGCCCGAGGCACTACTGAAGGAGGGCGCCTTCGCCGCCAGCGGCACCTGCCTCGTCACCCGCGGCGAGAACGACGTCTGGTTCTGCACCGGCGGGTCCAAGACGGCACGGGTGTTCCATTCAGGCGATCGGGGGAAGACCTGGAACGTGAGCGAGACGCCACTTCTCGCCGGAATCGAGTCGGCCGGGGTGTTCTCGATCGCCTTCCGGGACCGCGACCGCGGCGTGATCGTCGGCGGCGATTACCGCAAACCCGACGGTACGGGAGCAACGGGGGCGGTCACCGCCGACGGCGGTAAGACGTGGAAGCTCATTGAGAAACCGCTGCCGTTCCGGTCCGGCGTCGCCTGGGCGAAAGACCGGTGGGTGGCCGTCGGTACGTCGGGGTCCGACGTTTCAGTGGACGACGGCGCGACCTGGAAGCCGCTGGACCGGGAGAAGTACAACAGCGTCGCCTTCACCGCGTCGGGCGACGGTTGGGCCGCTGGTCCCAAGGGTCGGCTCGCGAAGTACGCGAGGGCGGACAAGTAG